A segment of the Amycolatopsis thermophila genome:
CTCGATCCGGCCGTCGGCGATCGAGACGATGTCGGTGAACGTGCCGCCGACGTCGACGCCGATCATCCCCTTGCGCTCAGCCATGTCCGCCACCTCGGATCCGGTCCGCCAGCAGTTCGATCGGGCCCAGCTTCGGCCCGGGCGTGCGCCGCACGTCGGTCAGGCACTCCGCGCACTTGACGACGTCGAACCAGCCGGCCTCCGACAGCACCGGGTAGGCCTGCAGCTTGCGCGCGCCGCAGCCCGGGCACGTGCCCTCGACGCTCTCCCGGTTCACCGACAACGTCGGTTCGGCCGGGCGTGGATTGGTGATCGCCATTGATCTCTCCTCACTGGATCCGTTTCGGTACTAGGCCGGATCGGCCGGGCTCAGGGCCCGGACGGCCGACGCGTCCGCGCCGAGCAGACGCTGTGCCATCGGCACGAGCTTGAACTTCTGGACCTTCCCGGTCGGGGTCTGCGGCACGGCGCCGGTGTCGAGCACGAAGACGTGCCGGGGCACCTTGAACCGGGCCAGCGCCGACCGGCAGGCTTCGAGGAGCTGCCCCGGATCGGGCGTGGCGCCCGGCTCCGGGACGACGAACGCGCACCCGGCCTCGCCCCAGCGGTCGTCCGGCACGCCGACGACGAAGGCCTGGCTGACACCGGGGCGGGTGGTCAGGAAGTCCTCGACCTCCTTGGGCATCACGAGTTCGCCGCCGCTTTTGAACACGTCCTTCGACCGGCCCGTGATGACGAGGGAACCGTCGTCGAGGACCCGGCCGAGGTCGCCGGAGTACAGCCAGCCGTCCCGGAGCGTGGCCTCGGTCGCGTCGGGGCGGTTCCAGTACCCCAGCATGGTCGTCGGCCCGCGCGACACGAGCTCACCGGTTTCCCCGGGCCGGACGGGTTCGTGGGTGACGGGGTCCAGGATCCGGTACTCCGCGACCGTCCCGGCGGCCCCGGCGGCGGCCCCGCCCAGCTTGGGCCGGCCGACGGTGGACGCGGTCACTTCGAGGGGGTCGTCCGGCTGCGTCATCACCGTCGCCCCGGCGACCTCGGTCATCCCGTACGCGGTGGTGAGCTCGCGGACCCCGAGGTCGTCGCGGATCCGCTGCCACAGCCACGTCGGCGCGACCGCCGCGGCCGAGAGCATCCTGGTCAGCGAGGAGAGGTCGACGTTGGTGCGGTCGGGATGCTCGACGAGCGCGACGCTCATCGTCGGGACCGCGAGCACGTCGTTGACCCGGTGCCGCTCGATCGCGCGCAGGTACTCCCCCGCGTCGAAGCGGGGCTGCGGCAGCATCGCCCCGCCGACGAAGGTCGTCGACTGGACCCCGTGCTCGTAGCCGAACATGTGGTAGCAGGGCAAGGCGAACACGACCCGGTTGCCGTCCGGGAGGGCCCGGCAGAACGCCGAGCCGTATTCCTGGCGCAGCAGCGCGTCGTGGCTCAGCTGCACGCCCTTGGGCTCACCGGTCGTCCCGGAGGTGTACATGATGTCCGACATCTGCTCCGGGCTTCGCCGGCCGCCCGGCGCCGCACCCGGGTTCTGCTCACCGATCCGCGCCAGCTCCGGGACGTCGGCCACGCACTCCCGGCCCTCGCCCCGCCCTTCGGCGTCGAAGGTGATGACGCGCTCCAGGTCGCCGAACCCGATCGACCCGGTCCCTGACCAGCCGGGCGCCAGCTCGTCCAGCATCGCCAGGTAATCCAGGTCGCGGTAGGACGTCATCGTGATCAGCACGCGGGCGCAGGACTGGCGGAGCACGAACCCGAGCTCGTGGGTGCGGTACAGGTAGTTCAGCGGCACGGCGACCGCCCCTGCCCGGGAGATCGCCAGCTTCAGCGGCGCGTACTCGGGGTAGTTCGCCATCAGCACGGCCACGTGGTCCCCGGGCCGCACGCCCAGCGCGGCCAGCCCATCGGCGAACCGGTGGGCTTGGCGCAGCACGTCGTCGTAGGTGAGCACGCGGTCGCCGGCGATGACGTACGGCCGTGGCCCGAAGCGGGCCGCGGCGTGCTCGAAGTGCTCGTCGAGCGTCCGCGGGCGCCAGGGTGCGAACTCCCGCTCCAGATCCGCCCGCCGCTCGGCGATCGACGGCCCGTCCGCGGTCACCGGGTGCCGCCCGCGACATCCACCGTGCGGTGCACGGTCGACTTCACCCCGGTGCTGCCCCGGTTGACGCCGACCAGGCCACGCAGCGCGGGGTTGTTGTTGACCAGGTTCCCCAGCTGCGGCCCGGCGGCGATCATGCCGCCGTCGACCGTGACGATCTCGCCGGTGATGAACCGCGCGTCGTCGCTGGCCAGGAACGACACGACCGCGGCGACGTGGTCCGGCTCGCCCGCGTAGGGCAGGGGTTGCACGGTGCCGAGCACCGGCTCGAGATCCTCGGCGGTCAGGCCGATCAGGGGTGTGGTGATGATGCCCGGGGCGACCGCGTTGACCCGGATCCGGTCCGGCGCGTATTCGAGCGCGGCGATCCGGGTGAGGTGCTGGACCCCGGCCTTCGCCACCGAGTAGGCCTGCACCCCGGCTCCGGCCGCGAAGGCGCCCACCGAGCCGAAGTTGACGATCGCGCCGCCGGTGCCCTGGGCGCGCATGACCCGGCCGGCGTGCTTGATCCCGAGGAACACGCTGCGCAGCACGACGTCGAACGTGTAGTCCCAGTCATCGGCCTCGATCTCGGTCAGCGGGCCGAACGCCCCACCGACCCCGGCGGCGTTGACCAGCACGTCGAGCCGGCCGTAGGTCTCGACCGTCTCGCGGATCGCGGCCTCGAACCGCGCTTCGTCGCTGACGTCGGTGTGCACGAACCGGACCCGGTCGCCCGCGTCCAGCTCCGCGATCGTCCGCTCGGCGACCTCGCGGTTGAGATCCGCGATGACCACGCTGAACCCGCGCCCGAGGAACCGGGCCACCGACGCGCGGCCCATGCCGCTCGCCCCACCGGTCACCAGTGCCACTTCGTTGCCCATGTCTCGTCCGTTTCCGGTGCTGTCAGCCGAACAGCACTTGCTTGGTGTCGGTGAACTCGCGGAGGCCCTCGGGACCGCATTCGCGCCCCCAGCCGGAGCGCTTCACGCCGCCGAACGGCGCGGCCATCGTGGGCCCGAAGGTGTTGAGCGCGACCGACCCGGCGCGGATCCGGCGGGCGACCGCCAGCGCACGCTCCCGGTCCGCCGAGAACACGCTCGCGGCCAAGCCGTACTCGCTGTCGTTCGCGATCCGGACGGCGTCGTCGACGTCGTCGTAAGCCAGGACGGCGGTGACCGGGCCGAAGACTTCGTGCCGTGCGACGTCGTGGTCCTCGGCGACGCCGGTCAGCAGCGTGGGTTCGTGGAACCAGCCGGTGCGCAACCCCTCGGGACGGCCCCCGCCGGTCACGACCGTCGCGCCCTGCTCGCGAGCCCGGTCCACGACGCGACGGGTCCGGTCGAGCGCGGCGCGGGTGGCGAGGGGACCGTGGTCGGTGTCCGTCGACCGCGGATCGCCGATCCGCAGCGCCCGATAGGCCCCGGCGAGCGCCTCGACGATCTCGTCGTGCCGGGCCGCCGGGACGAGCACCCGCGACAGCGCGGCGCACACCTGACCGGCGCCGCTCATCGCCCCGGCCACCAGAGGCCGCAGTGCCCGGCCGAGGTCGACGTCCTCCAGCAGCACCGCCGGGGACTTGCCACCGAGCTCGAACACCGTGCGTGGCAGCAGATCGGCGCTCTGCCGGAGGATCTCCGAGGCAGTCCGGGGTCCGCCGGTGAACGAGATCATCTCGAACCGCGGATCGGCGACCAGCCGCCGCGAAACCTCGACGCCGGCCGACAGGACGCTCAGCACCCCGGGCGGAAACCCCGCGGCGGCAGCGCATTCGGCCACGATCCGCATCATCAGCGCCGATTCGGGCGCCGACTTGACCACCACCGGGGCGCCCGCCAGCAGCGCGGGGACGACCTTGCTGCCCACGGTCGTCAGCGGACCGTTGTACGGCATCACCGCCAGCACCGGCCCGACCGGGTCCCGGTCGATCCGCACCTCGCCGACCGGGGTCGTCCGGGTCTCGGGCGCCAGCGCGTCCTCGGCCACCTCGAGCGCGGTCCGCCAGGCGGTCTTCGCGGCGAAGCGGTGCAGCGTGCGGCTCCAGCGCACCGGAATCCCGGTCTCCACTGCCCACACGAGACCGATCTCGTCGGCCCGCTCCTCCAGGAGGTCGCAGAACCGGCCGCAGACTTCGATCCGGCGGCTGACCGGCCACCGCGGCCACGGACCGGCGAAGGCTTCGGCGGCCGCCGCCACCGCGGCATCCGCGTCTTCGGCCGACGGCGCCACGACCTCGGCGACGATCTCTTCGGTCGTCGGCGAGACGACCGTCGTGCGCTCGTGCCCGGCCGAGGGCCGCCACTCGCCGCCGATCAAGAGCGCGTCCGGCCGTGGTACGCGCAGGTCACCGTCCACCACGAGCTGCTCTCGGTTGTCCACCAGGCTCATCGGATCGCCCTCTCCTTCCGGACCTCGGCCTGGACGACGGTTTCCGCCGCGGCGAGTCCCGCGATCTCGGCGGGACTGAATCCCCAGTCCCGCAAGGCTTCTTCGGTGTGTTCACCGGGAACGGCGGCCGGCCCCGCCACCGCTCCCGGCGTGCGCCCGAACCGCGGCGCGGGTGCCGGCTGCAGCACCCCGTCGACCGGGACGAACGACGAGCGCGCGACGCCGTGCTCGTGGGTGCGTGCCTCGTCGAGGGTCAGCACCGGGGAGAAGCAGGTGTCCCGGGCCCGGAACGTCTCGACCCACTGGGCGCGGGTGCGGGTCAGGAAGGTCTCCGCGAACCGGGCTCGCAGCTGCGGCCAGCGGCGTTCGTCGAACTGGTCCGGCAGGTTCTCGCCGGCCAGCTCGAGCGCGTCGAGCAGTTCCGCGTAGAACCGCGGCTCGTTCGCCGCGATCGCCACCCAGCGCCCGTCGGCGGTTTCGTAGGTGCCGTAGAACGGGGCGCCGCCGTCGAGCCGGTTCGACTCCCGGCGGTCCTGCCACTCGCCGACCTGCCGCAGCCCGTGGATCAGGGTGCCGAGCAGGCAGGAGCCGTCGAGCATCGCCGCGTCGACGACCTGGCCGCGGCCGGAGCGGGCGGCTTCGATCAGCCCGGCCGCGATCCCGAACGCCAGCAGCATCCCGCCGCCGCCGTAGTCGCCGACGAGGTTCAGCGGCGGGGTGGGGCGGCCGTCCGCCGGCCCGATGGCGTGCAGCAGACCGCTCAGTGCGAGGTAGTTCAGGTCGTGTCCGGGCAGGTGCGCCAGCGGGCCGTCCTGGCCCCACCCGGTCATCCGGCCGTACACCAGCCGGGGATTGCGGGCCAGGCACTTCTCCGGCCCGATGCCCAGCCGCTCGGCCACACCGGGCCGGCTGCCCTCGATGAGCGCGTCGGCCTGCTCGGCCAGCCGCAGCACGACCTCCGCGCCACCGGGGCGCTTCAGGTCGACGCCGACCGACCGCCGGCCGCGCAGGGTCGCGAACTCGTAGGACCGCTCGCCGGGAAGGTGCTCGCGCACGTGCCCGGCGCGGTCGACGCGGAGCACGTCCGCGCCCATGTCCGAGAGCATCATGGCGCACCACGGCCCGGGCCCGATCGAGCCGATCTCGACCACCTTGACGCCTTCCAGCGGGCCCGGCATCAGCGGAACTCCACCGTCTTCTCCACCCGGCGCAACGCTTCGACGGTCTCCTCGACCAGCCGGTGGAGGACGTCGGCGGCCCCGGGGAGATCGGTGATCATGCCGGCACCCGATCCGGAGGGCAGGCTCATGTGCGACTTCAGGTTGGCGCGCATGGCGGCGTACTTGAACGGCATGGTCAGCACCCGCTGGACCGGGTACGGGCGCAGTTCGTCCTCGTGACCCTCCCAGACCTCGGTGAAGCGGTTGCGCAACATGCGCACGTGCAGGCCGTCGAACAGCACTGAGCGCAGCGTCGAGTCGTATCCGGCTTCGAGGACCGCCTCCTTGAAGACGTCCTCCGAACCGGATTCCCGGGTGGCCAGGAACCGGGTGCCGACCCACGCGCCCTGCGCACCGGCGGTCAGGCACGCGGCGATCTGGGAGCCCTTGACCAGCCCGCCCGCGGCGACGACCGGCACCGTCGCGAACTCCAGCACCTCGGCGAGGAGGGTGATCAGCCCGACGTCGCCGGTGTGGCCGCCGCCCTCGGTGCCCTGGACGATGACGACGTCCGTGCCGTTGCGGATCGCGCTGCGCGCGTGCTTGGCGAGCCCGACGATGCTCATCACTTTCGCGCCCTTGGCGTGACACGCCTCGACGACCCAGGTCGGGGTGCCCAGGGCGCAGGCGATCACCTCGACTCCGTGATCGAGAGCGATCTCGAGCTTCTTCTTGTTGTCGGCCAGGCTGATCGCCTGGTCAGTGGTCGGCTTGATCTCGACGCCGCGCTCGTTCAGCTCCGACTTCAGCTGCCGCAACGGCCCCGGCAGCTCGGGCACCTCGACATCGGACAGTCCCTTCGGGGCATTCGCCGGGAAGCCGAGGTCCACGCAGAGCGGCCCCTCGCTGAGCGAGCGGAACAACCGGATCTCCTCGTCGACCTGCTCCGGCGTGATGTCGATACCACCGATCGAGCCGAGACCGCCCGCGTTCGAGACCGCGGCGGCCAGCCGGCCGTAGGCGACGTTGCCCATGCCTGCCTGCATGAGGGGCACGTCGATCCCCAGAAGCTCACAGATCGGGGTCCGCAGGATCGGCGGCATGGGTCCTCCTCGAGTGGCCTGCCCGGGGTCCGGGCACGGAGCGAATCAAGATCCGGATACATTTAATATTTGCTCACGTCTGCCCTGTTCACCCAGGACAGCGCGGCGAGTTCGTATTTTCTAACACTTCCTCGAAAAGTTGGCAACACCTGAGCCGGCGTTGGTCACTTCTTCGAACACCCTGTAGATTTCCAGTGGGACTACCGGGGAAGGACGATCAGGTGACGAAGGCAGCCGATGCCGGGCGGCGTGAACGCAAGTCCGACAAGACGCGGCGGCGCATCCTCGACGCGGCCGCGGACCTGTTGAACCGCAAGGGTTTCGACGGCACCCGGCTCTCCGAGATCGCGACGCTGGCCGAGCTGCGTGTGCCCGCCATCTACTACTACTTCGACTCGCGGGAAGCGATCCTCGAAGAGGTGGTCAACATCGGCGACCGGCTGGCCCACGAGAACGTCACGCGGCGGCTGGCCGAGCTGTCGCCGGCCGCTTCGGCGCTGGACCGGATCTGCACGGCGTTCGCCGCCCACCTCGAGATGGTGCTGATGGAGTCGGCCTACACCGCGGCCGCGATGCGCACGATGGGCCAGCTCCCGGCCGACATGCGGGCGCGCCAGCTGGAGCGCCAGCGCGCAAGCGGCCGGATGTGGCGGGAACTCATCCAGGCCGGCGTCGAAGCCGGCGAGATCGACCCCGGCCTCGACCCACGCGCCGCCCGGATGTTCCTGCTCGGCGCGGTGAACTGGGCGAGCGAGTGGTGGAACCCCGAGCGCGGCAGCCTGAAGGAAATCCTCGCGACCGCGCAGCGGCTCATCCGCAACGCCCTCGCCGGCCCACTCCTCGCCTCGCGACCGGCCACCACCGCCCCACCGGCGGCGGCGCTGTCGCCTGTCTTCACTCCCCCGGCGATCTGAGCCCCCTCGGAGGACGCAACCTGCGGCGGGACGGTCTGCGACACGTGAGGTTCGTCCGCCGCCGCTGACGCACGCGGAAATCCGTGCACTCGACACGACACCGATGCGGCGGGCACGCCCGGCATCCGGCGCGATGCATACGGGGACGATCGGGGTCCGCGAGCGCGACGACGAGCAGCGGGGGCGCCGCTGCTGTGCCGGGCCCGGTCCGGCTCGGTGCTGCTGCACACCTGCTCGATCACGGACCAGACGACGCCGTCCCCGTCCTCGTACCGCCCGGCATCACCAGCCCGACCGCGTGAGGTGGTCGGATCAACCACGGTGTCCGGCGAACGGGCGAAGGTGGACACGGCTACCGGACTAATCGAGGAACAGGTCGGGCGCCAGGTCCTCACTCGGGCCGAGGGCGTAGCGGGAGAAGTCGGTAATGCCCTCTTGTTCGAGGACGGCGTCGTCCAGGTAGAAGTTTCCGGTGTATCTCCGCGCGTCACGGGTGAGGATCGCGTAGGCGGCGTCGGCCATGATCTGCGGGGAACGTGATCGCTCCATCATCGCGTTGTCGCCCACGACGTGTTCGACCGCCGCGGTGGCTATCGTCGTCCGCGGCCACAGCGAGTTCACCGCTATGCCGTCGCCGGCCAACTCGTGGGCGAGCCCCAGGGTGCACAGGCTCATGCCGTACTTCGCGATGGTGTACCCGAGGTGCCGGCCCGCCCACCGCGGCGACAGGCTCAGCGGCGGCGACAGGTTCAGGATGTGCGGGTTCGCCGACTTGCGCAGGTGCGGCAGGCACGCCTTGCTGAGCAAGAAGGTTCCCCTCGCGTTGACGTCCTGCATGAGGTCGTACCGCTTCATCGTCAGATCAGCGGTCGCCGACAAGTCGATCGCGCTCGCGTTGTTGACGCACACGTCGATCGAGCCGAATTCGAGCGCCGTGCGTTCCACCGCCTCGAGCACGGCGTCGTCGTCCCGCACGTCCCCGACGATCGGCAGTGCGTTGCCGCCCGCCCGTTCGATCTCCCGGGCGGCCGCGTGGACCGTGCCCGGCAGCTTGGGGTGTGGCTGACCGGTTTTCGCCAGCAGTGCGACGTTCGCGCCGTCCCGCCCGGCCCGGACCGCGATCGCGAGGCCGATGCCCCGGCTGCCACCGGACATGATCACCGTCTGGCCCGACAAGTCACGCGGCACGGAATTCCTCCTTCTCCTTGCGATTCCACCATCATGGGGCCGCCGTCGGGCGGCCTCCACGGTTCGAACCGACAACGCCGCGGCCCGCCGTTGTCGGTCGCGGCCACCTCGCCGCGGCCCTGCCCGCCCGCGACGGGCCGTTTTGGTTCTGATCGACAAAGGCCGCGGGCAACTTGGTCGGCACGAGCCATGTCGTGCGGCTCGGATCCGCTCCTAGTGTCTTGCCTCACACGAAGACGTGACTGTGAGGTGTTTCGGTGAGCATCGGCTACTTCCCGTGGAACCGGCCTGCGGCCGCGGCGGACCGGCCGTGCCTGCGCGATCCCGAGACGGAACTGACCTACGGCCAGGTGAACCTCCGGGTCGAGGCGATCACCGAGCAACTGGCCGGGCGCGGCATCGGGAACGGGGATGTCGTCGCGATCATGCTCCCCAACCGGGTCGAACTGCTCCTCGTCGTCCTCGCGGCCTGGAGGATCGGCGCGCTCGCCACTCCGCTGAACCCGGCGTTCACGGTGACCGAAGCGCGGTACCAGCTCGACGATTCCGGGGCCGCCCTGCTGGTCACGGACCGGGACCCGGCCGGCTACGACGTGCCGGTCCTCGACGTGCGGGACCTGGCCACCGTGCCGGCCGGCGCCGGGTCGCCGGGGCGCTCCGATCCCGCGGACATCGCGCTGCTGATCTACACCAGCGGGTCGACCGGCCGGCCGAAGGGCGTCATGCTCGACCACGCCAACCTACGGGCCATGACGTCGATGCTGGCCGCCCACCTGCACCTGGGCGCCGACGACCACTGCCTGCTCGTGCTGCCCCTGTTCCACGTCAACTCGCTGTGCGTGAGCTTCCTGGCGCCCATGCTCGTCGGCGCCCAGATCACGATCCTGCCGCGGTTCGCGCCGGACACCTTCCTGGCGGCCGTGCGACGGTACCGGCCGACCTACTTCTCTGCCGTGCCGACGGTCTACGCGCGGCTGGCCGAACTCCCGGACCACGTCCGGACGGCCCTGACGTCGGTGCGCTTCGCCGTGTGCGGGGCCGCGCCGATGCCACGCGAGCTGCTCGAACGGTGCGCCGACCGGTTCGGCATCGTCATCGTCGAGGGCTACGGGCTCACCGAGGGCACGTGCGCGTCGACCTGCAACCCCCTGGACGGTCCCCGCAAGCTGGGCACGGTCGGCCCGTCGTTGCCCGGGCAGCAGGTGAAGATCGTCGACGAGTCGGGCCGGGAGTGCGCCCCCGGACAGGCCGGCGAGGTCGTCATCGCGGGACCGAACGTCATGCGCGGCTACCTCCACCGCCCGGAGGCCACCGCGGAAACCGTGCGCGGCGGCCTGCTGCACACCGGAGACGTCGGATACCTCGACGAGGACGGCTACCTCGTCCTGGTCGACCGCATCAAGGACATGATCATCCGGGGTGGCGAGAACATCTACCCCAAGGAGATCGAGGCGGCGTTGTGCCACCACGACGCCGTGCTGGAAGCCGCCGTCATCGGCGAACCCCACCCGGTCTACGGCGAGGTGCCGGTGGCCTTCGTCGTCCGTTACCCCGGCGCGTCCGCCACCGCGGAGGAACTGCTCGAGCACTGCCGGCGCGACCTCACGAAGGTCAAGCTCCCGGCGCGCATCTCGATCGTCGACGCCCTGCCGAAGAACCCGGTCGGAAAGATCGACAAACCCGCGCTGCGCAGCGCACTTCCGGTCGCCCGATAGGAATTCGCTCAAAGGAGAGAGAAACGTGGGACTCACCAAACCGGACTTCCCGCCGGTCGACGTCGAGACTTTTCTCGGCGAACCGTTGCGGGAGCGCATCAAGGCGCTGTCAC
Coding sequences within it:
- a CDS encoding TetR/AcrR family transcriptional regulator, whose protein sequence is MTKAADAGRRERKSDKTRRRILDAAADLLNRKGFDGTRLSEIATLAELRVPAIYYYFDSREAILEEVVNIGDRLAHENVTRRLAELSPAASALDRICTAFAAHLEMVLMESAYTAAAMRTMGQLPADMRARQLERQRASGRMWRELIQAGVEAGEIDPGLDPRAARMFLLGAVNWASEWWNPERGSLKEILATAQRLIRNALAGPLLASRPATTAPPAAALSPVFTPPAI
- a CDS encoding class I adenylate-forming enzyme family protein translates to MTADGPSIAERRADLEREFAPWRPRTLDEHFEHAAARFGPRPYVIAGDRVLTYDDVLRQAHRFADGLAALGVRPGDHVAVLMANYPEYAPLKLAISRAGAVAVPLNYLYRTHELGFVLRQSCARVLITMTSYRDLDYLAMLDELAPGWSGTGSIGFGDLERVITFDAEGRGEGRECVADVPELARIGEQNPGAAPGGRRSPEQMSDIMYTSGTTGEPKGVQLSHDALLRQEYGSAFCRALPDGNRVVFALPCYHMFGYEHGVQSTTFVGGAMLPQPRFDAGEYLRAIERHRVNDVLAVPTMSVALVEHPDRTNVDLSSLTRMLSAAAVAPTWLWQRIRDDLGVRELTTAYGMTEVAGATVMTQPDDPLEVTASTVGRPKLGGAAAGAAGTVAEYRILDPVTHEPVRPGETGELVSRGPTTMLGYWNRPDATEATLRDGWLYSGDLGRVLDDGSLVITGRSKDVFKSGGELVMPKEVEDFLTTRPGVSQAFVVGVPDDRWGEAGCAFVVPEPGATPDPGQLLEACRSALARFKVPRHVFVLDTGAVPQTPTGKVQKFKLVPMAQRLLGADASAVRALSPADPA
- a CDS encoding NAD(P)H-dependent flavin oxidoreductase; the encoded protein is MPPILRTPICELLGIDVPLMQAGMGNVAYGRLAAAVSNAGGLGSIGGIDITPEQVDEEIRLFRSLSEGPLCVDLGFPANAPKGLSDVEVPELPGPLRQLKSELNERGVEIKPTTDQAISLADNKKKLEIALDHGVEVIACALGTPTWVVEACHAKGAKVMSIVGLAKHARSAIRNGTDVVIVQGTEGGGHTGDVGLITLLAEVLEFATVPVVAAGGLVKGSQIAACLTAGAQGAWVGTRFLATRESGSEDVFKEAVLEAGYDSTLRSVLFDGLHVRMLRNRFTEVWEGHEDELRPYPVQRVLTMPFKYAAMRANLKSHMSLPSGSGAGMITDLPGAADVLHRLVEETVEALRRVEKTVEFR
- a CDS encoding SDR family oxidoreductase encodes the protein MPRDLSGQTVIMSGGSRGIGLAIAVRAGRDGANVALLAKTGQPHPKLPGTVHAAAREIERAGGNALPIVGDVRDDDAVLEAVERTALEFGSIDVCVNNASAIDLSATADLTMKRYDLMQDVNARGTFLLSKACLPHLRKSANPHILNLSPPLSLSPRWAGRHLGYTIAKYGMSLCTLGLAHELAGDGIAVNSLWPRTTIATAAVEHVVGDNAMMERSRSPQIMADAAYAILTRDARRYTGNFYLDDAVLEQEGITDFSRYALGPSEDLAPDLFLD
- a CDS encoding CaiB/BaiF CoA transferase family protein; protein product: MPGPLEGVKVVEIGSIGPGPWCAMMLSDMGADVLRVDRAGHVREHLPGERSYEFATLRGRRSVGVDLKRPGGAEVVLRLAEQADALIEGSRPGVAERLGIGPEKCLARNPRLVYGRMTGWGQDGPLAHLPGHDLNYLALSGLLHAIGPADGRPTPPLNLVGDYGGGGMLLAFGIAAGLIEAARSGRGQVVDAAMLDGSCLLGTLIHGLRQVGEWQDRRESNRLDGGAPFYGTYETADGRWVAIAANEPRFYAELLDALELAGENLPDQFDERRWPQLRARFAETFLTRTRAQWVETFRARDTCFSPVLTLDEARTHEHGVARSSFVPVDGVLQPAPAPRFGRTPGAVAGPAAVPGEHTEEALRDWGFSPAEIAGLAAAETVVQAEVRKERAIR
- a CDS encoding class I adenylate-forming enzyme family protein, with the protein product MSIGYFPWNRPAAAADRPCLRDPETELTYGQVNLRVEAITEQLAGRGIGNGDVVAIMLPNRVELLLVVLAAWRIGALATPLNPAFTVTEARYQLDDSGAALLVTDRDPAGYDVPVLDVRDLATVPAGAGSPGRSDPADIALLIYTSGSTGRPKGVMLDHANLRAMTSMLAAHLHLGADDHCLLVLPLFHVNSLCVSFLAPMLVGAQITILPRFAPDTFLAAVRRYRPTYFSAVPTVYARLAELPDHVRTALTSVRFAVCGAAPMPRELLERCADRFGIVIVEGYGLTEGTCASTCNPLDGPRKLGTVGPSLPGQQVKIVDESGRECAPGQAGEVVIAGPNVMRGYLHRPEATAETVRGGLLHTGDVGYLDEDGYLVLVDRIKDMIIRGGENIYPKEIEAALCHHDAVLEAAVIGEPHPVYGEVPVAFVVRYPGASATAEELLEHCRRDLTKVKLPARISIVDALPKNPVGKIDKPALRSALPVAR
- a CDS encoding aldehyde dehydrogenase family protein, with the translated sequence MSLVDNREQLVVDGDLRVPRPDALLIGGEWRPSAGHERTTVVSPTTEEIVAEVVAPSAEDADAAVAAAAEAFAGPWPRWPVSRRIEVCGRFCDLLEERADEIGLVWAVETGIPVRWSRTLHRFAAKTAWRTALEVAEDALAPETRTTPVGEVRIDRDPVGPVLAVMPYNGPLTTVGSKVVPALLAGAPVVVKSAPESALMMRIVAECAAAAGFPPGVLSVLSAGVEVSRRLVADPRFEMISFTGGPRTASEILRQSADLLPRTVFELGGKSPAVLLEDVDLGRALRPLVAGAMSGAGQVCAALSRVLVPAARHDEIVEALAGAYRALRIGDPRSTDTDHGPLATRAALDRTRRVVDRAREQGATVVTGGGRPEGLRTGWFHEPTLLTGVAEDHDVARHEVFGPVTAVLAYDDVDDAVRIANDSEYGLAASVFSADRERALAVARRIRAGSVALNTFGPTMAAPFGGVKRSGWGRECGPEGLREFTDTKQVLFG
- a CDS encoding SDR family NAD(P)-dependent oxidoreductase yields the protein MGNEVALVTGGASGMGRASVARFLGRGFSVVIADLNREVAERTIAELDAGDRVRFVHTDVSDEARFEAAIRETVETYGRLDVLVNAAGVGGAFGPLTEIEADDWDYTFDVVLRSVFLGIKHAGRVMRAQGTGGAIVNFGSVGAFAAGAGVQAYSVAKAGVQHLTRIAALEYAPDRIRVNAVAPGIITTPLIGLTAEDLEPVLGTVQPLPYAGEPDHVAAVVSFLASDDARFITGEIVTVDGGMIAAGPQLGNLVNNNPALRGLVGVNRGSTGVKSTVHRTVDVAGGTR